The genomic stretch GAGAGGTTCTTTTCTGGAATCACGGGGCGGAACGGATGTATGGATGGTCCCGGCAGGAGGCGATGGGGAAAAAAATCACCGAGCTGCTCTACAGGGATTCCGCCGCGTTCGAGGACGCCACGGCCCTTGTTATCGGGCGGGGCGAGTGGTCCGGTGAAATGACGCAGTACACGAAGGAAGGCAAATGCCTGACGATCGAGGCGAGCTGGTCCCTATTGCGGGACAAGGAGGGGAATCCCAAGTCGGTGTTGGCGATCAATACCGATGTCACCGAGCGGAAGAAGATCGAAGATCAGTTCATGCGCGCGCAGCGGATGGAAAGCATCGGCACCTTGGCGGGCGGGATCGCGCACGACCTCAACAACGTCCTCTCTCCGATCATGATGTCGATCGGAGTCCTGAAGATGACGGTCGACAACCCCAAGGCGCTGCAAATGCTCGAGACGATCGGCGCCAGCGCGCGGCGGGGTGCGGAGATGGTGCGGCAGGTCCTCTCCTTTGCCCGGGGCGTCGAGGGCCGCCAGATCAAAGTGCAGATCGGGCATATCCTGCGGGATATCGAGTACATCGTCAAAGACACCTTCCCGAAGAACGTGAAGCTCCGGCTGTTCGTCCCCGCCGATGTCTGGCTGATCGTGGGCGACCCCACCCAGCTGCACCAGGTGCTGCTGAATTTCTCCGTGAATGCCCGCGATGCGATGCCCAACGGAGGGGTTTTGTCGATCGCGGTGGAGAATCACCATCTGGACTCCCAATACCTGGCGCTCCACCCCCTGGCCAAGCCCGGACCCTATGTCGTCATCGGCGTGAGTGACACGGGCACCGGCATCCCGCAGGAGATCATCGACAAGATCTTCGACCCTTTCTTCACCACGAAGGAGATCGGGAAGGGAACCGGCCTCGGCCTCTCGACCGTCATGGCCATCGTCAAGGGCCATCGGGGATTCCTCAATGTCTACAGCGAGCCGGGAAAGGGAACCACGTTCAAAGTCTACCTGCCCGCGGAAGCGGTCTCCGTCGAGGCAGCCAACGCCATTGCCGAGGTCGAGTTGCCGCGCGGCGAGGGGGAGACCATCCTCGTCGTCGACGACGAAGCCTCGATCCGCGAAATCACGGCGGAGACGCTGACCGCCTTCGGATACCATGTTTTGACGGCGGAGGACGGAGCCGCCGCGATCGCGCTCTATGCCCAGCATTCCAAACAAATCGCGGTCGTCCTCACCGACATGATGATGCCCGTGATGGACGGACCTGCCCTCATCCACGCGATGATGAAGATCAATCCCGCCGTCAAGATCATCGCCGCTAGCGGCCTGAATGCCAACGGCAACACGGCGAAGGCCGCCGGAGCGGGAGTGGAACACTTCCTCTCCAAACCTTACACCGCGGAAACCCTGCTGGCGACGCTTCGGGACCTTCTAGAATAGTTCGTGTCCCCCCCAGGTAAGGGATGGCCGTTGGCCCCCACTTATATTTACCCTGGTAAATCGTACCACAATCCCACCCGTTCAGGGCGCTCCTCGGTGCGTGTCATAACTCGATCGCCCTCATCGTGGTTACGATAAATGAGTAAATAAGCCCAGATGACAAGAGACCCTGAATGAGCTAAAGTGTCGTCTCATCATAAACCTTGTCTTTCCAACGGACAAACTTAGCCTTCTTCCTTCATCCTACTATGTTCGGACTTAAAAAACCCCACGTCGTCAACTGGACCACGACCCTTTTCCTCAGCATCACCTTCCTCAGTGCCGCCATCGGCACCCCCTACTACCTCTACACCTACGGGTGGAGCACCCCCCTCTTCCTCGCCTTCCTGTTCATGTTCTCGGCCTGCTGCATGAGCATCACCTTCGGCTACCACCGTCTCTTCTCCCACACCGCCTTCAAGGCTTCCTGGCCCGTCCGCCTCCTCGTCCTCATCTTCGGGGCCGCCTCCTTCGAGAACTCGGCCCTCCTCTGGTCCTCCGAGCACCGCCGCCACCACAAGCATACCGACCACGAGGACGAGGACCCCTACTCGATCTCCCGCGGCTTCTTCTTCGCCCACATGGGCTGGCTCTTCCTCCGGTACACCCCGGAGCGCCCCCTCGACAACGTCGCCGACCTCCGCAAGGACAAGCTCGTCATGTGGCAGCACCGCTACGTCCAGCTCATCGCCGCCGTCGTCACCTTCGTCATCCCCTGCACCGTCGGCTGGTTCGTCAGCCGGTGGGACGGCTTCCTCGGCTGCCTCTTCATCGTCGGCTTCCTCCGCATCGTCTGCGTCCACCACGTCACCTTCTTCATCAACTCCCTCTGCCACGTCCTCGGGAAGCAGCCCTATTCCAGCCGCACCAGCGCCCGGGACAGCTGGATCATGGCGATCCTCACCTTCGGCGAGGGCTACCATAACTATCACCACGAGTTCCAGCACGACTACCGCAACGGCATCCGCAAGTGGCAGTGGGACCCGACCAAGTGGTCGATCTGGCTCCTCAACAAGGTCGGCCTGACCTGGGACCTCCGCCGCGTGCCGAAGGAAAAGATCCTCCTCGCCCAGATCGCCCAGAAGGAGCGCGCCCTCGAAGCCCGCCTCGGCAAGCAGGAGATCACCCTCTCCGGTGCCGCCGCCCAGCTCCTCGAGACCGCCCGCCAGCACCTCGCCCACGCCGCCGAGGCCTGGGAAACCCATCGCGAGGCCCGCAACAACGCCCTGAAGGCCGCCGCGAAGACCGCCGTCGCCCACGAGAGCGAAGGCCTCCTTGCCACCCTCCGCCGCGAGGAGGAAGCCGCCGCCAAGAACCTCCGCCTCTGCATCCGGGCCTGGCGCAACGCCTATCGCGTCGCCTGCGCCACGATCTAAGCTCGGGGGACGACTCCTTCCAAGGCGGCCGGATCTCGATCCGGCCGCCTTTTCGTTTGATCCCTTTCCGTCCTCTCCCCATGTCCTCACCTGCCCGCTACCGCATCGGGGTCTTTCACGCCCTCTTCGCCGCCTTCCTCTTCGGCTGCGGCGCGCCCCTCTCGAAGCCCCTCCTCGACCGGCCCGACAGCGATCCCCTCGTCCTCGCCGGCCTTCTCTACCTCGGAGCGGGCCTCGGCCTCGGACTTTTCCTTATTCTCCGCCGCTCCCCTCCCTCCACCCCTGCCGCGCCCCCTTCTCCTTCCCTGCGGGGCCGGGAATGGCTCTGGTTCTTCTTCGGCAGCCTCTGCGGCGGGATCGCCGCCCCGGCCTGCCTCATGTGGGGCCTCGCCCACAGCACGGCCTCGGAAAGCTCCCTCCTCCTGAGCCTCGAAAGCGCCTTCACCGCCCTCCTCGCCTGGATCTTCTTCCGCGAGGCCTGGAACGGGCGGGTCCTCCTCGGCATCGTCTTCGTCGTCGCCGGGGCCGCCGCCCTTTCCTTCCAGGGAGGGCACGGAACCTCGGGCTTCCACCTCTCGCTCGGATGCCTCGCCGTCGCCCTCTCGACCCTCGGCTGGGGGATCGACAACAACTGCACCCGGAAGATCGCCCATTGCGGGGCCGTCCGCCTCGCCGCCTGGAAGGGCTTTCTCTCCGGGGGACTCCTCCTGGCCGTTCTCCTCCCGCTCGGGCATCGGCTCCCGCCCCTGCCGATCACCCTGCTCGCCCTCCTCCTCGGGAACATCAGCTTCGGCCTCTGCCTCGCCCAGATGATCCTTTCCATGCAGATCCTCGGGGCCGCCCGGATGGCCGCCTGGTTCAGCGTCGCCCCTTTCTTCGGCGCCCTCGGCGCCTTCCTCTTCCTTCACGACCCCGTCACCTCCCACTTCCTCGCCGCCGCCGCCCTCACCGCCGTCGGCCTCTGGCTCCACGCCACCGAGGGGGCCGGAGCGCATCCCTCCGTTGACAAGCAGGAATAAGCGCATATAAAACTGGCCATTCCCATGGGCCCCCTCTCCAACCTCCTCCAGAATAACCGCGACTGGTCCGACCGCATCCGGAGTGGAGACCCCGAGTTCTTCACGAAGCTCTCCAAGCAACAGAATCCCGAGTACCTCTGGATCGGCTGCGCCGACAGCCGCGTCCCGGCAAACGAGATCGTCGGCCTGCTGCCCGGGGAAATCTTCGTCCACCGCAACGTGGCGAACATCGTCGTCCATACCGACCTGAACTGCCTCTCCGTCATCCAGTTCGCCGTCGAAATCCTGAAGGTGAAGCACATCATCGTCGTCGGCCACTACGGCTGCGGCGGCATCCGCTTCGCCCTCCAGAAGACCCGCCTCGGCCTGAGCGACAACTGGCTGCGCCACGTCCACGACGTCGAGGAAAAGCACGCCTCCTTCCTCCAAAAACGGGACGACCTCGACTGGCAGCAGGACCGCCTCTGCGAGCTCAACGTCATCGAGCAGGTCCGCAACGTCTGCCAGACCACCATCGTCCAGGAAGCCTGGGAGCGGCGGGCCGACCTCTCCGTCCACGGCTGGGTCTACAGCCTCCGCAACGGCTTGGTCAACGACCTCTCCCTCTGCGCCACCTCCTCCCAACACGCGGGCCTCGTCTACGAGCAGGCGTGCGAGCAGGTCCATCGCCTGCCCTAGGGCGTTTTTCCGCCGTCCCCTTTCCAATCGGTAAAAGCGTGTAGCCAATCGAAAAATTGTGCGCCAACGCGCTTAAAGTGGATCGAAAAGTGCTTTTCCGTATAACCAATAAGGTCAACTGTTTTCCACTCGTTCCGTGACCTCTTTTCTCGACCGCCTCATCCCTCCCCGCCTGCGGCAGAACCCCGAACTGTACATCCAGGCCCGAACCCTCGTCGTCTTCAGCTTCAGCAACACGCTCTTCGCCCTTCCCTTCGTCTTCTTCTCCCTTCATTACGGGTACCCCGTCCAGGCCGTCCAAAGCATCGTCTTCGTCCTCTTCGCCTCGATCGGCACCCTGAGCCTCCAATGGTGGAGCGGCAACCTGCGCGTCCCCGTCCACTTCCTGTGCGGCCTCCAGGTCGCCGTCTCCGTCCTCACCGCCCTCCACATGGGCGGCATCCACAGCGCCTCGATCGCCTGGCTCGTCACCACTCCGGCCTTCGCCTCCCTGCTCCTCGGAAAATGGGCGGCCCGCCTTTGGGCCCTCATCGTCCTCACCCTGATCCTCGGCCTCACCCTGCTCGACCTCCCGCATCCCTCCGATCTCCCCTCCCCGACCCACACCCTCCAAAGCCTCAACGCCAACAGCCTCCTCCATCTCGCCGTCTCCCTCAGCGTCGCCCTCTCCCTCCCCTTCATGCTCCGCCTCGGGGGTTCGAGGGAACGTCCCTCCCAGCTTCTCTCCGGGCAGCTTACCGCCGCCTGCCTCTTTGCCGTCTCGCTGAACGGCGGCACCCACAGCACCGCCCTCGTCCCCTGCCTCGCCAGCATCCCCCTCTATCTCCTCCTCCTCTGCCCCGACTGGGTCGCCGATCTCTGGAGCGCCTGCTGCGGCCTCGGCCTCCTCCTCTTCGGCCTCTTCGCCCTCCTCCATCCCCAGCTCCCGCCCCTCCAGCTCGCCTGGATCGAAAGGGCCAGCGGTTCCCTCTACCTCAGCGGGATCCTTCTCTTCTCCCTCGTCGGCATCCTCTTCGAGATGCGCCGCCGGAAGGCCGTCGCCGAGATGCAGCAGGCTCTCGCCGCCCTCCATGCCGCCCACAGCCAGCTCATCCGCCTCAACAGGGAAAAGGACG from Verrucomicrobium sp. GAS474 encodes the following:
- a CDS encoding HAMP domain-containing sensor histidine kinase, with protein sequence MTSFLDRLIPPRLRQNPELYIQARTLVVFSFSNTLFALPFVFFSLHYGYPVQAVQSIVFVLFASIGTLSLQWWSGNLRVPVHFLCGLQVAVSVLTALHMGGIHSASIAWLVTTPAFASLLLGKWAARLWALIVLTLILGLTLLDLPHPSDLPSPTHTLQSLNANSLLHLAVSLSVALSLPFMLRLGGSRERPSQLLSGQLTAACLFAVSLNGGTHSTALVPCLASIPLYLLLLCPDWVADLWSACCGLGLLLFGLFALLHPQLPPLQLAWIERASGSLYLSGILLFSLVGILFEMRRRKAVAEMQQALAALHAAHSQLIRLNREKDEFLSIVTHDLKSPLTTITGYTEIILEEIETHPEIAREWCGQILVSSKQMMNLITNLLNTHSIESGHADFRLEEADLREIANRAVDCHALSARRKNLELIREIPLLPARVHTDPQAAHHILDNLISNAVKYSPKEASPIRIRVREEDEWCLTEVCDSGPGISREDQARLFQKYTRLSARPTSGESSTGLGLSIAKRMTEKMGGTLTFVSTPGGGSTFTLRLPKKGSEAARNGNGIAV
- a CDS encoding PAS domain-containing sensor histidine kinase, whose amino-acid sequence is MKLPPSSSSSDAWLESQSRLKAIIESTDDAIIGKTLDGIITDWNPGAERMFGYKAAEIVGRHVGILFPLECIEEEKEIIARLAKGERIPHFETLRLRKNGERFQVSATISPIISDQGKVIGASKILRDVTEQNRAIEDLKRAGEQIADQAALIDKARDAILVRSLEGEVLFWNHGAERMYGWSRQEAMGKKITELLYRDSAAFEDATALVIGRGEWSGEMTQYTKEGKCLTIEASWSLLRDKEGNPKSVLAINTDVTERKKIEDQFMRAQRMESIGTLAGGIAHDLNNVLSPIMMSIGVLKMTVDNPKALQMLETIGASARRGAEMVRQVLSFARGVEGRQIKVQIGHILRDIEYIVKDTFPKNVKLRLFVPADVWLIVGDPTQLHQVLLNFSVNARDAMPNGGVLSIAVENHHLDSQYLALHPLAKPGPYVVIGVSDTGTGIPQEIIDKIFDPFFTTKEIGKGTGLGLSTVMAIVKGHRGFLNVYSEPGKGTTFKVYLPAEAVSVEAANAIAEVELPRGEGETILVVDDEASIREITAETLTAFGYHVLTAEDGAAAIALYAQHSKQIAVVLTDMMMPVMDGPALIHAMMKINPAVKIIAASGLNANGNTAKAAGAGVEHFLSKPYTAETLLATLRDLLE
- the can gene encoding carbonate dehydratase, producing the protein MGPLSNLLQNNRDWSDRIRSGDPEFFTKLSKQQNPEYLWIGCADSRVPANEIVGLLPGEIFVHRNVANIVVHTDLNCLSVIQFAVEILKVKHIIVVGHYGCGGIRFALQKTRLGLSDNWLRHVHDVEEKHASFLQKRDDLDWQQDRLCELNVIEQVRNVCQTTIVQEAWERRADLSVHGWVYSLRNGLVNDLSLCATSSQHAGLVYEQACEQVHRLP
- a CDS encoding fatty acid desaturase, translated to MFGLKKPHVVNWTTTLFLSITFLSAAIGTPYYLYTYGWSTPLFLAFLFMFSACCMSITFGYHRLFSHTAFKASWPVRLLVLIFGAASFENSALLWSSEHRRHHKHTDHEDEDPYSISRGFFFAHMGWLFLRYTPERPLDNVADLRKDKLVMWQHRYVQLIAAVVTFVIPCTVGWFVSRWDGFLGCLFIVGFLRIVCVHHVTFFINSLCHVLGKQPYSSRTSARDSWIMAILTFGEGYHNYHHEFQHDYRNGIRKWQWDPTKWSIWLLNKVGLTWDLRRVPKEKILLAQIAQKERALEARLGKQEITLSGAAAQLLETARQHLAHAAEAWETHREARNNALKAAAKTAVAHESEGLLATLRREEEAAAKNLRLCIRAWRNAYRVACATI
- a CDS encoding DMT family transporter, which encodes MSSPARYRIGVFHALFAAFLFGCGAPLSKPLLDRPDSDPLVLAGLLYLGAGLGLGLFLILRRSPPSTPAAPPSPSLRGREWLWFFFGSLCGGIAAPACLMWGLAHSTASESSLLLSLESAFTALLAWIFFREAWNGRVLLGIVFVVAGAAALSFQGGHGTSGFHLSLGCLAVALSTLGWGIDNNCTRKIAHCGAVRLAAWKGFLSGGLLLAVLLPLGHRLPPLPITLLALLLGNISFGLCLAQMILSMQILGAARMAAWFSVAPFFGALGAFLFLHDPVTSHFLAAAALTAVGLWLHATEGAGAHPSVDKQE